From the genome of Nicotiana tabacum cultivar K326 chromosome 17, ASM71507v2, whole genome shotgun sequence:
TATGCATCgtagtccaccgagtctccatcatactatttattttatcctgtcttatttacattcaggacaaatgttgtattattattgtactccttagaaattctcatgcacttgtaacactGGGTTTTAGggttatactagttgatgcttagGGTTTCGTACATTATTAtcgcctttcatttcttttataaattacaaATGGTGTACGTTCCCGTGATTTAGAAGTGTAAATCTCcttttcttattaaaatttgtgttttcgaaagtaataaaataagtaaTCAAATTGGTAAATCACTGTTGGTTTGCCTGACAGCGGCATTAGGCTCCATCATGACccagtagattttgggtcgtgacaccatttGAAAATTGATATAGTTTTAATTAAAGTTAGCTCTTTTGACTTTTGAATATTAcaattaatttttaaagttttgaATGGATTAATACGTATGACTTTAAATCCAACAACGAAATTGCTTTTACTCTTTTAGATTATTTTGACTCATAAATATTTTTatcctttcaattaattaaaattagtttCAATAATATAACCCTGTTGTGGAGTTTAAGTGAGATTATAACAAAATCTTTAAAGAATATCACAATAGATAGGAAATTCTATAAGGATCCATACTCacctaatatttaagaatttgcCGTGGTATGTACTAATCCAACTTGTACAATAACGTTGTATAACATGATAATTTTGCATCGAtctcaaaattaaataaataaagaaagataGTTTTAAAGAAGAATATATTATTACATAACTCAATAATCTTCTCAAACATAGGCCTAGGAAATTAAGGTAGCTTTGACATTTCCTTTTCTTTAATGGATTTTGTTAGAGCAAATACCTTGACATCTTCCTCGAGCACAACATACTTATCACGGTTATGATCATCATTCGTATAGtgatcttcttctccaaaacacaGTAATGCAGAGTATAACAAAAATCCACGATCGCAATGACTAACTTCCACGAGAAGCAAAATTAGCTCATATACTGAGGATGTTTAAGGCAATATCGAATATAATCTTCAAATTTAAACCATAGCTCATTCTTCTATTATGTTTCTCCATTCTTGAGGAACTATCAGTGTTGCGGTTAGAATAAGTTAATATTTTTAATGCaggataaaaaaaattatcaataCCATTCACTTTGACACGTCCATTATTGGAAACGTACAATTAACATTGTTAATAGATACTTTCTCATCGTGAGGCAACTTAGTAATAACAATATGGTGGCTAGAGAGTAGGATTTTTAGCTTAGAACCTCTATGAAGAGAAGTTTCGAGAATTATTGATATTGAAGTTATTTATAAGGAGGGTCTTAATATTTTGGGAATAGTCTGAGGTAATATTTTTTTAGGACAAAATATGGTAAAATTTGGGTTATTTGATTTGATTATTTCAATTTCGTATAGTTAGAAATGAGGTTTGTTAGTGTGGTTTTCTAATCCTTTAAAGGTAATTAGTAGCTGATATTAGGCACCAAAATCCAGAGTTAGTACTTAATTAGAACTCTATTTCTATTATGTTTTACCAAAATAATCTTTAAATTTATGTATTTTAGGGCAAGCAACAttatattcatacttttatatatatatatatatatagtgagaAAACGCATAAGTAAAACAAATAACACCATTTGACATAAATAATCTCTTGGCACGTTGGATGTGTGTCTGAATTTGTTCTAAGAGGTTAGAGGCTTGAACCTCAAGTAGCATATATTTTTGGCAAATATTTAAGAGAGCCTTAACGGTTAAAAATTATGATTAAGTATAATTGAACTCATTACTTTTTTAAACTTAAGACTCAACGAAATTAATGAACTAAGACTATTTATTGTGTAAATAGGTAGGCATGTAATTTAGAAGTGAATTAAAAGACAAAAGTAGTGATTCCATGAACTGGCTATCAAGTATATGGCAAGTACATCTGATTCGAACCCAAAAATTGTGGAGGGGATGAGAAAAATAGACAAAAGTATATGGCAAATTAAAGTGGTAGACAGTTTGGTTCTAATCTTTAGTTAGTCATTTCATGTGAATGAGTGGGAATAAACGTagctctccccccccccccccaaaaaaaagtcAGATACCATCTTGTCCTCGATGGTGCTAGCTCCCAACTTTACCAAAATTATCTGTATCCCAATTAATTAAACCACATCTAATTGTTTCACTTTCCTGATTCGTTTTGCCAACCTTTTTGCGATTTCACTAATATTAAAGAAATGTCTCACTAATTTCCAATCCGTACCATCACAAATAAGCAAAAATTTCAAAgtaacttttctttttctttcacgcTTGAGAAACGGACGGATTTAATGATGTGATGATAAGCAAAGAGATTTCTCTCGATTTCTCTCGATTTCTCGCACTTAAGAGTGTGATTTAGTAATtaataaaagagtaaaaattataCTCATGAGATTTTAACTAACATAAATTATTAGTCGAGCGATTTCTTTCTATCTGTTCAAGTCTTAATTAGTGAGAAGAGTTACTTGGTACTTATGATGTGACAGTGTGTGCTCAAAAATTGATTCAAATACTAATACTTATGCCGATGAAAGACAACTGATACTCAATGAAATTGTCCTGTACATCACCgctaaaaaaaaaaacacaactaAGGCATTAGTGGATATTGCAACACCCTCTTAGATATGCCTTTAAAAGGGGATGTCAAACACAACTAAGTTGAGAGCAATAAACAAAACTAGCACCATACCATGGATGTTAAGAAAGTCTTCCACATGACAGGAGGAGTTGGAGAAACTAGCTATTCCAGAAATTCTTCACTTCAGGTCTCTCTTATGCATGCTAGAAAGTTTAATTAATACGTATTTCATTAACGaacattttaattaattattgtaacctttttcatatatatttaatttgCAGAAGGCTGCATCTGATATGGTGAAGCAAGTAATCCTAGAGACTGTAGAAGAAGTTTGTCTCACAACAAAGCCTAAGAGCATAGGCATAGCTGACTTAGGTTGTTCCTCAGGACCAAACACTTTGTCAAACATTAAAGAAATCATTGAAACTGTCCAAAGGACAACAGGGAAGAATAACAATAATCGTCTTGAGTTTCGAGTTTTCCTAAATGATCTTCCGACCAATGACTTCAACGCCATCTTTCAGGCCTTACCTGAATTTCGTCACCAGTTAAAGGAAAGAAGAGATCTTGGACAGGATAATGAATTAATAGGTCCTTCAAATATATACATAGCTGCCTATCCTGGCTCATTTTATGGAAGACTTTTTCCAGATCATTGCTTGCACTTCATCTATTCCTCTTATAGCTTGCACTGGCTTTCAAGGGTTAGTAATTTCTATAATTGATTTTCTTCAACGTAACTTATCTATTGTGTGCTCTTCtcattttatatgatatttttcttttttagtatGTTTTAAAAAGATTTAACATGCTCTTATAATCATAGAAATATCATATCAGTGAATATAGAAGTTAATTTCTAAAAAttgtataaattattattttttcttttagatTCCTCCACGAATTTATGATGAAGATGGGAGGTCCATGAACAAATCCAACATATACATATCAGAGACCAGTCCACCTCAAGTTTCAGAAGCTTATTTTGAACAATTCCAGGAGGACTTCTCATTGTTCCTTCGTTCAAGATCGGAGGAGCTGGTTAGTGATGGAAAAATGGTGCTGATTTTATTGGGAAGAGAAGGTCTTCATCATGCTGACAGAGGAAATGCTTTCTTCTGGAAAATGCTCTCTACGTCACTAGCAAATTTAATTAGTAAGGTAATTAATCATtaatctccacctctaaaatatagtatatagtataacGTTCCATTTGGCCATGTTTAGTAAGAAATAATGATGACACATTTTGGATAttccatttagaaaattaaaGTGCACGACTTTCTAAACTGCTAAGATTGTAGTAACTACTTATGCGCCACTCACTTTATTCTGTAATAATATACGGTACAAAAACATTCAAGCCATATTATTAGCTAGCTAGTTACGACATGATTTTTATTCTCTTATTTTTCGTTGCTTTATAGGGAGAAGTGGAGAAGGAAAAGTTTGACTCATACGAAGTACATTTTTATGCGCCATGTAAGGAAGAAATAGGAGAAATAGTAAAGAGAGATGGGTGTTTTCAAGTGGACAGACTTGAAATGTTTGAGGTAGAGAAGAATATTGTTGGGAATGGTATGAGCTATGGCAGAATAGTGGCTATGACAGTTAGGGCAATCCAAGAATCAATGATAGCTCACCATTTTGGAGAAACAATTATAGAAAGCTTGTTTGAAGAATATGGAAGATTGGTGGATGAAGAGATGGCAAAGGAGGAAATTAGGCCTATCACTTTCCTCCTTGTTCTCAAGAAACTATGACTTGAAATACCTTGTCAGCAACAACAATGTGTATATATGGATTTACCGAATTGatctctagaatccacctccaataGTCGAAATCAATTTTTAGCTAATACATTATTATGCTAGTAGTTCTTCTTTGTACAATATGATTTTAGttgatattatatatatatatatatatatatatatatatatatatatatatatatatatatgaattgcTACACCGGGTGAGTATcctccacttccaatcaagaggttgtgagttcgagtcatcccaaaagcaaggtggggagttcttggagggagggagtcgaggtctatcggaaacagtctctctaccctagggtaagggtaaggtatgcgtacaaactacccttcACAACCCCAATAGTGAAATTAtattggattgttgttgttgttgatatgctCGATGGTTGCTTTATACAACTAGCTCTACATGGTCATATGAATTAAAATAAGCTGGCAAGTAATGTTGCTACTTATGGTGGACTTTGTGCATGATTTACCATCAGAGTTGTACACAATCAAATCCGTAGTTAATTAATACCAACGTAAAGATGTACAATTAGATTTGAGATCTCTATCCTTTCTCTCTCTTTCTACTGAAATAGATGTCCTCCTTTAATTTGTTGTTGGAGAATGAAATAGGATGATATACATGttagaaattatttgaaactGAAAACGAAATTTAACAAAGTTTAGGCGTGAGAATGACTTTTTTTAAAGAAGATATTGCCCTTATTCAGATTAGAGAAACACAAACAATCTTCTTCAAAATAGAACAAGCCAAAAATATAATTGCAAATTTTTCTATGCCACTTTGGAGGAAAAAACTCTTATTTATAGAGCAAAAACCAGACCTTTTAGAAGAGACGTTTCTCTTCCCGAACAGACATGTTCaggtttaataaataaaaaaattatttattttattgttcgGTCCAGCCAGCGTCCAAGATCCAAGTCCTAAGTCTTTGATATTCAAAGTGTATACTATTATAATTATACATTCATATATGTATCTATTCTCAATTAAGCTAACTTGGAGGGCATGGACTTTTAAAGCCTTATCAAAAGGCATCCAAAATCAATATGGGACAAACTAATCACATTTCCCACTATAACAAACTATTCTTTCAATAGATTAAGAGTTTACAATATACTTTTTTCATCAAAACAAAAACACTAACTTGTAGTATTCTATTTATTCCAAAAATAATGATGGAATTCGGAATGGGAGAGTTAAGATATCTAAATTTTGGGCTTTCATAACTATTTACAATAttgaaattaagaaaataaattcaAACATTCATTTCTTAATCTTCTCAAATAAAACTTCACATATCCTAAAACTACTTAAAAAGTACTACAGTATAAGAGAGATATGATATAATATGAAACAGTTGAAAATAATTCTCagaaataaaataagataaaCTAATTAGGACAAGAAAAGTAATTACAGAAGGCAGTAGGACTGAGTAAATTAttaaggagaaaaggaaaaaatacgAAAATGTCCAATTTCAACTAAAACTTACCGATCTCTAGTCTTAATTAGACACTTGCCAAAGCtagccaaatatttaaaaatcATGCAAACAAGGATTCTTCCATATGAGAATCATGCTAAATATCTCCTTCTCTATTTTTAAGCGTGACCAATAATTACATTCTGCAAATAACGGGAACACAAAAGAAAACAGAGGCCTTCTCGAACCCAAGAAATTCTCAAAAGAAGCTCCAAGTTTCACTCAAAAAATGATGTAGAAGCAACAATCAAACTTGTATCTACAAAAAAATAGCAAAAGGAACTACGAACTTCAAGCAAAATCAATCAAGGAATTAATAAGTTTTGACTTAGTCTCAGCTACTTCAATGGCAAATTTATCAATTTTTATTCAACATGGTAGCCGATTGAATATTGACAACAGTTTTATGGATTGCAATATCGACGATATAATATATAGTTAGTATTCAAATATAAGTTTTGAAGATTTTGTAGACGTGATTTCAAAACAACTTATGATAGATACTTCATTGAATGTTGTTAAAATCAAATATACTGTCAAAAAACGTTGTCCGCCAATAGTGATGCACAATAATATGGGTGTACGTGTATATCTTGAGCTAAATAAAGCTCGAAATTTACAATAtactcatgtcacgacccaaaccgatgggccgcgacgggcacccggtaccttactcaactgagtaccaacataacaaatctttcgtatcatactatcataggtaattgaggtggagaggctgtcgtgagataagtagaataaaacatgaggaaatacttAATATAAGGTGACCTAACTTGATAtactgacttatacatatgacgtactggCCTGTAAGGCCATACTAGTATCTGTAtgcatgacatctgtctacaagcctctaagagtacataaatatcataaaggtcgggacaggaccccgccatatcaaacaatacatattcaaatcatactggccaaataggcaactccggagcaagtggagtgcacataCACCTTCtactgagttgatagcctactaagagaactctcaacctgtctatcgggacctgcgggcatgaaacgcagcgtccccaggcaaaaaggacatcagtacaaataaagtaccgagtatgtaaggcatggcagtagtatataaaagacatgtaagaaacatggagtaaagaactcaacctgtaattctgaataactctttgaatcatgaaaaatttataatatcatgcatgtgcgtataaatgtcatatcatgcacaggtatatgcgtacataacatcatcaagcctctgagggcatcccatcatatcatctcagccactgtgggcaaaatcatcaacgtataccaactgatcaggtggtggtgcgtatataataccttaaccttttctcatatcacatatacatataatatacgcgtatataacgtcttcttgtcatgggtcaatgtacatgtataaatgcatgaaatgcataagaaatacgtaaataagatttctcgaatatcataaaatcaatatgccttttggacaaactttatcaaatacgtatttttctgagacccatgaataaaggatataataataattcacatagggaatcaagaatatagacacccctagtatttctatgaatatagttaTTTACGAAAGTTGCGTATTTTcttcgtttcgtttgtatcatttggatcatgccaaaaagaaagaaatgatagCCTAAAtataccttaactccattgagtccttaataccttccaag
Proteins encoded in this window:
- the LOC107763261 gene encoding putative methyltransferase TCM_000336 yields the protein MDVKKVFHMTGGVGETSYSRNSSLQKAASDMVKQVILETVEEVCLTTKPKSIGIADLGCSSGPNTLSNIKEIIETVQRTTGKNNNNRLEFRVFLNDLPTNDFNAIFQALPEFRHQLKERRDLGQDNELIGPSNIYIAAYPGSFYGRLFPDHCLHFIYSSYSLHWLSRIPPRIYDEDGRSMNKSNIYISETSPPQVSEAYFEQFQEDFSLFLRSRSEELVSDGKMVLILLGREGLHHADRGNAFFWKMLSTSLANLISKGEVEKEKFDSYEVHFYAPCKEEIGEIVKRDGCFQVDRLEMFEVEKNIVGNGMSYGRIVAMTVRAIQESMIAHHFGETIIESLFEEYGRLVDEEMAKEEIRPITFLLVLKKL